In uncultured Bacteroides sp., one genomic interval encodes:
- a CDS encoding sulfatase-like hydrolase/transferase has protein sequence MKDRFFLLLKTYVFFILFFVVQKPVFMLYYHDLYHDCSLLDYLGVIWHGLPLDASIAGYFTILPGLFLIASLWLNSTVASMVFKIYYGIVAFVIGCVFISDIVLYKYWGFRLDSSPLFYLKTPKDAFASADIITIILALFFIIAIISALIYLFNLILIKPEIKIKKPYYRRKTALVLFLVTGSLFIPIRGGFSVSTMNTGWAYFSDKIELNHAAINPCFSLMESLSREQAFDKQYRFMKDDEATEEFDKLKDVTATDSIPALLTTKRPNVIIVILESFTSKIVQPLGGLPDVASNMNAFSKEGILFTNFYANSFRTDRGLVSILSGYPAQPTTSIMKYPQRSQSLPSIPKSLKKAGYSTEYYYGGDANFTNMRSYLLSQGYDRIVCDKDFPLKERLSKWGAPDHYLFNRALSDFLGVQKEPFFKTIQTSSSHEPFDVPSHKFKDPFLNSAFYTDSCLGKFIDQYKQTKYWKNTVFVLVPDHAMRYPASITNHEIERFQIPLILVGGAVKKPLKIDTYASQIDIAATILYQLGLPHKDFTFSKNILNPKSPHFGYFSFPNGFGMTTSQNQLIFDCEANKVVLDRGKKKNLNQKPAKAYMQKLYDDLAKR, from the coding sequence ATGAAGGATAGATTTTTCTTATTGCTAAAAACATATGTGTTTTTCATTTTATTTTTTGTAGTTCAAAAGCCTGTATTTATGTTGTATTATCATGATCTGTATCATGATTGCTCATTATTGGATTATTTGGGAGTTATTTGGCATGGTTTACCACTTGATGCTTCAATTGCCGGCTATTTTACTATACTCCCCGGATTGTTCCTTATAGCTTCTTTATGGCTAAATTCGACTGTGGCCAGTATGGTCTTTAAAATTTACTATGGCATTGTTGCTTTCGTTATTGGATGCGTTTTTATATCTGACATTGTTCTTTATAAATATTGGGGCTTCAGACTAGACTCTTCACCTCTTTTTTATTTAAAAACGCCGAAAGATGCTTTTGCAAGTGCAGATATTATAACAATTATTTTAGCCTTATTTTTTATTATTGCAATTATATCAGCGCTTATTTATTTGTTTAATCTGATTCTTATTAAACCTGAGATTAAAATAAAGAAGCCATATTATCGTAGAAAAACAGCATTGGTATTATTTTTAGTAACAGGATCCCTTTTTATTCCCATCCGTGGTGGGTTTTCTGTATCAACAATGAATACCGGATGGGCATATTTTAGTGATAAAATAGAACTGAACCATGCGGCAATAAACCCTTGTTTTAGTTTGATGGAATCTCTTTCTCGTGAACAAGCTTTTGATAAGCAATATCGATTTATGAAGGACGATGAAGCAACTGAAGAATTTGATAAACTCAAAGATGTTACAGCAACTGATAGTATTCCGGCTTTGCTCACAACAAAGAGACCGAATGTAATTATTGTAATTCTTGAAAGTTTTACTTCGAAAATAGTTCAGCCTTTAGGAGGTTTACCTGATGTGGCTTCTAATATGAATGCGTTTAGTAAAGAAGGAATATTGTTTACTAATTTTTATGCAAACAGTTTCCGAACAGATCGTGGCCTTGTTTCAATTCTAAGTGGTTATCCAGCTCAGCCTACCACCTCAATAATGAAATATCCTCAACGAAGTCAGTCGTTACCTTCTATACCTAAGTCATTGAAGAAAGCTGGTTACTCTACAGAATACTACTATGGTGGAGATGCTAATTTTACTAATATGCGCTCCTATTTATTATCACAAGGGTATGATCGAATTGTATGTGATAAAGATTTTCCTTTAAAAGAAAGACTCTCAAAGTGGGGCGCCCCTGATCATTATTTGTTTAATCGCGCTTTGTCTGATTTCTTAGGAGTACAAAAGGAACCATTCTTTAAAACGATCCAGACTTCAAGTAGTCATGAACCTTTTGATGTTCCGTCTCATAAGTTTAAAGATCCATTTCTTAATTCGGCTTTTTATACAGATAGTTGTTTGGGGAAATTTATTGATCAATACAAGCAAACTAAATATTGGAAGAATACAGTATTTGTACTTGTACCAGACCATGCAATGCGCTATCCTGCTTCAATTACCAACCATGAGATTGAACGTTTTCAGATACCGCTGATACTTGTTGGAGGAGCCGTTAAAAAACCTTTGAAAATAGATACTTATGCTTCTCAGATTGATATAGCAGCAACAATTCTTTACCAATTGGGGTTGCCGCATAAAGATTTTACCTTTAGTAAGAATATACTAAATCCTAAATCTCCTCATTTTGGCTACTTTAGTTTTCCAAATGGATTTGGTATGACTACTTCTCAGAATCAGTTAATATTTGACTGTGAGGCAAATAAAGTTGTTCTTGATCGTGGAAAGAAAAAGAACTTAAATCAAAAACCTGCCAAAGCTTATATGCAAAAGTTATATGATGATTTGGCTAAACGATAA
- a CDS encoding M3 family metallopeptidase, protein MMNMIQAQNPFLEKYTTPHGTAPFDRIKKEHFEPALEEGMKQHMAEIYAIVNNPEAPNFKNTIVALEKSGALLNRVQSVFSNLLSAETNDDLQAIAEKMMPLLSEHSNNISLNKKLFERIKAVYSQINKLKLNKEDSKLLQNTYDSFVRSGANLEGEAKVKYRALTAELSKLTLQYGQNILKETNNYKLVITDKAQLAGLPESTLEAAALTAKEKGKEGWVFTLDAPSYIPFMTYCENRELRKELYTAFSTLCTHDNEYNNFANVTRIANIRQEIAQLLGYKNYAAYTLEKRMAENSDAVYKLLNQLVDAYKPTAEKELKDVQELANQTQDPNFQTMPWDWAFYSNKLKDQRFNINDEMLRPYFELSKVKEGVFGLATKLYSITFKENKNIPVYHPDVEAYEVFDKDGKYLAVLYTDFHPRAGKRAGAWMTQFKEQWKENGKDSRPHISLVMNFTKPTENKPALLTFSEVETFLHEFGHSLHGMMANSTYESLSGTNVYWDFVELPSQIMENFAIEKDFLNTFAKHYQTNDQLPQELIQRIVDASNFNTGYACLRQVSLGLLDMAWYTRNIPFEGNVIEYERQAMTKTKLLPVLDNESMSVRFSHIFSGGYSAGYYSYKWAEVLDADAFSLFKQKGIFNIEVATSFRENILSKGGTEHPMKLYKRFRGQEPTIDALLIRNGIKE, encoded by the coding sequence ATTATGAACATGATTCAAGCTCAGAATCCATTTCTGGAAAAGTATACTACACCACACGGCACAGCTCCTTTTGATAGAATAAAAAAAGAACATTTCGAACCCGCTTTGGAAGAAGGTATGAAACAACATATGGCAGAGATTTATGCCATAGTTAATAACCCAGAAGCTCCTAACTTTAAAAACACAATTGTAGCACTAGAAAAATCAGGTGCATTACTTAATAGAGTTCAAAGTGTATTTAGTAATTTGCTCAGTGCAGAAACAAACGATGATCTTCAGGCAATAGCTGAAAAAATGATGCCACTCTTATCTGAACACTCAAATAACATCAGTCTTAATAAAAAATTATTTGAGAGGATAAAAGCTGTTTATAGCCAAATAAATAAATTAAAGCTGAACAAAGAGGACAGCAAACTTCTACAAAACACTTATGATAGTTTTGTACGTAGCGGAGCAAATCTGGAAGGTGAAGCAAAAGTTAAATATCGTGCTTTGACAGCTGAATTAAGCAAGCTTACTTTGCAATATGGACAAAATATTCTGAAAGAAACAAATAACTATAAATTAGTTATTACAGACAAAGCACAACTTGCAGGATTACCAGAAAGCACCTTGGAAGCAGCGGCCTTAACAGCAAAAGAAAAAGGTAAAGAAGGTTGGGTGTTTACACTGGATGCTCCTAGCTATATCCCTTTCATGACATATTGTGAAAACCGTGAGCTAAGAAAAGAACTTTATACTGCTTTTAGTACCCTTTGCACTCACGACAATGAATACAATAATTTTGCAAACGTGACAAGAATAGCCAATATACGTCAGGAAATAGCACAATTATTAGGTTATAAGAATTATGCTGCATACACTCTTGAAAAACGTATGGCTGAGAATAGTGATGCTGTATATAAGCTACTGAATCAGCTAGTTGATGCTTACAAGCCTACAGCAGAAAAAGAATTGAAAGATGTGCAAGAACTAGCAAACCAGACTCAAGATCCTAATTTTCAGACAATGCCATGGGATTGGGCATTCTATTCTAACAAATTAAAAGACCAGAGATTCAACATCAATGATGAAATGTTGCGTCCTTACTTCGAGTTGAGTAAAGTTAAAGAGGGTGTATTTGGATTAGCTACAAAATTATATAGCATCACTTTCAAAGAAAACAAAAATATACCTGTATACCATCCAGATGTTGAAGCATACGAAGTCTTTGATAAGGATGGAAAATATCTGGCTGTGTTATACACTGATTTTCATCCTCGCGCTGGAAAACGTGCAGGAGCATGGATGACTCAATTTAAAGAACAATGGAAAGAAAATGGAAAAGATAGTCGTCCACACATTTCTTTGGTTATGAATTTCACAAAACCAACAGAAAATAAACCTGCCTTGCTTACTTTTAGTGAAGTAGAAACTTTCCTGCATGAATTTGGTCATTCTCTTCACGGTATGATGGCTAACTCTACTTATGAAAGCCTCAGCGGAACTAATGTTTACTGGGATTTTGTTGAATTACCTTCGCAAATTATGGAAAACTTTGCGATTGAAAAAGATTTTTTGAACACATTTGCAAAGCATTATCAAACTAACGATCAGTTACCTCAGGAGCTAATTCAACGTATTGTTGATGCATCCAATTTTAATACCGGATATGCCTGCCTTCGTCAGGTAAGCTTAGGATTACTGGATATGGCATGGTATACTAGAAATATCCCATTTGAGGGAAATGTTATTGAATACGAGCGACAAGCTATGACAAAAACAAAACTTCTGCCGGTTTTGGATAATGAATCTATGAGCGTACGATTCTCACATATATTCTCCGGAGGTTATTCTGCCGGTTATTATAGCTATAAGTGGGCGGAAGTATTGGACGCTGATGCTTTCTCATTATTTAAGCAAAAAGGAATTTTCAATATAGAAGTAGCTACTTCTTTCCGTGAAAATATACTATCTAAAGGTGGTACAGAACATCCGATGAAGCTATATAAACGTTTCCGCGGACAAGAACCAACTATTGATGCTTTATTAATTAGAAACGGCATTAAAGAATAA